In the Phaseolus vulgaris cultivar G19833 chromosome 7, P. vulgaris v2.0, whole genome shotgun sequence genome, one interval contains:
- the LOC137827943 gene encoding RNA-binding protein 2-like isoform X1 translates to MTDGSWNRQQQQPLLPSSALLKRPRTEYDMSPSGLTSGGNEMHNYIARNDDHTGHRMLKDTKTLGSAYDRYLQNAGQLTSFNSGEASAIGGVGLARSVGGLPGHSLSDPSVMGHPGGGHDLARNGRNVNYGGQLPVDTASMPGPETVPLPPDASSTLYVEGLPSDSTRREVAHIFRPFVGYREVRLVSKESKHRGGDPLILCFVDFANPACAATALSALQGYKVDELNPESSHLRLQFSRFPGPRSGPGPRGKR, encoded by the exons CAGCAGCAACAACCACTTCTGCCTTCTTCGGCATTGCTTAAGCGACCGCGTACTGAATATg ATATGTCACCTTCTGGTCTGACTTCGGGAGGTAATGAGATGCATAATTATATTGCTAGGAATGATGATCATACTGGTCACCGAATGCTAAAGGACACTAAAACACTTGGATCTGCTTATGATCGCTACCTTCAAAATGCAGGG CAGCTTACTTCGTTTAATTCTGGGGAAGCGAGTGCAATTGGTGGTGTTGGATTGGCAAGGAGTGTTGGTGGATTGCCAGGTCATTCGCTATCTGATCCTTCTGTTATGGGGCATCCTGGTGGTGGTCATGATCTTGCACGAAATGGACGGAATGTCAATTATGGTGGTCAGTTACCAGTAGACACAGCCTCCATGCCTGGACCAGAGACTGTACCTCTCCCACCAGATGCATCTAGTACTTTATATGTTGAAGGTCTCCCATCTGACAGCACGAGAAGGGAAGTGGCTC atatttttcGCCCTTTTGTTGGATATAGAGAAGTAAGACTTGTAAGCAAAGAGTCCAAACAT CGTGGAGGAGATCCTCTAatcctttgttttgtggatttTGCAAATCCGGCTTGTGCAGCAACTGCTCTGAGTGCATTGCAAG GTTATAAAGTTGATGAACTCAATCCTGAGTCTAGCCACTTGCGGCTTCAGTTTTCTCGGTTTCCTGGTCCCAGATCCGGACCTGGTCCTCGTGGCAAGAGGTGA
- the LOC137827943 gene encoding RNA-binding protein 2-like isoform X2, producing the protein MTDGSWNRQQQQPLLPSSALLKRPRTEYDMSPSGLTSGGNEMHNYIARNDDHTGHRMLKDTKTLGSAYDRYLQNAGLTSFNSGEASAIGGVGLARSVGGLPGHSLSDPSVMGHPGGGHDLARNGRNVNYGGQLPVDTASMPGPETVPLPPDASSTLYVEGLPSDSTRREVAHIFRPFVGYREVRLVSKESKHRGGDPLILCFVDFANPACAATALSALQGYKVDELNPESSHLRLQFSRFPGPRSGPGPRGKR; encoded by the exons CAGCAGCAACAACCACTTCTGCCTTCTTCGGCATTGCTTAAGCGACCGCGTACTGAATATg ATATGTCACCTTCTGGTCTGACTTCGGGAGGTAATGAGATGCATAATTATATTGCTAGGAATGATGATCATACTGGTCACCGAATGCTAAAGGACACTAAAACACTTGGATCTGCTTATGATCGCTACCTTCAAAATGCAGGG CTTACTTCGTTTAATTCTGGGGAAGCGAGTGCAATTGGTGGTGTTGGATTGGCAAGGAGTGTTGGTGGATTGCCAGGTCATTCGCTATCTGATCCTTCTGTTATGGGGCATCCTGGTGGTGGTCATGATCTTGCACGAAATGGACGGAATGTCAATTATGGTGGTCAGTTACCAGTAGACACAGCCTCCATGCCTGGACCAGAGACTGTACCTCTCCCACCAGATGCATCTAGTACTTTATATGTTGAAGGTCTCCCATCTGACAGCACGAGAAGGGAAGTGGCTC atatttttcGCCCTTTTGTTGGATATAGAGAAGTAAGACTTGTAAGCAAAGAGTCCAAACAT CGTGGAGGAGATCCTCTAatcctttgttttgtggatttTGCAAATCCGGCTTGTGCAGCAACTGCTCTGAGTGCATTGCAAG GTTATAAAGTTGATGAACTCAATCCTGAGTCTAGCCACTTGCGGCTTCAGTTTTCTCGGTTTCCTGGTCCCAGATCCGGACCTGGTCCTCGTGGCAAGAGGTGA